DNA from Selenomonadales bacterium:
ACGCAGGTGCAGTTGGCAGAGAAGATCGGTATCTCGTCCAACTATCTGAGCCGGATCGAGCGCGGTAAGCGAGAAAAGTATTCTTTGCGCGTTCTTGTAATGGCGGCGGATGCGTTGGATGTTCCGCTCGGTGCGCTTTGCGATTGATGCCGTGTGAGAGGTCGTTTCTTCGTTATGATGGAAGAGGGTTCGGGCAGTCATGCTCGAGCTCTCTTTTCTGTTTTTTCGCGGTCGATAGATGGGGAATGATGCTTTTTGTGCGGGAATGGGCGAATATTTACAAAAGAATTGCCGAAAGAAATTGAACTTTTCGGATAAATCATGTACAATAAATATTATGTGTGGGTCTGCCATCTTGGCAGGCCGTTTGACGAGTGATGACAGACAGCAGGAGGTCGGAGAATTGAGTACGGTTCTGGATCAGATTGAATATAAGGTACGAAACGGTATTCGATTGACGCGCGAGGACGGTATCGCGTTGTTTAAGTCGAATGATCTGGCACGGATCGGCGCGCTTGCCGATGAGGTGCGTAAGAAGATGACGGGCGATGATGTGTATTTTAATGTGAATCGCCATGTGAATTTGACGAATATTTGTACGTCGCTTTGCAAGTTTTGCGCGTTCGGTTGCGAGAAGGACAGCAAGAAGTCGTATGCGATGACGAAGGAAGATGCGATCGCGCTTGCCGAGCGTTCGGTGAAAGACCCTGCGCTTCGTGAGTTTCATATCGTAAGTGCGATGCATCCCGATTGGCCGTACGAATATTATGTGGATATCCTTCGTACGTTCCGCGATAAGTTCCCGCAGATCCATCGTAAGGCGTTCACGGGTGTTGAGATACAGCATTTCGTGAAGATCTCCGGTAAGTCGGTGCGCGAGGTGCTTGCAGACTTGAAAGAGGCAGGTCTGCAGTCGATGCCGGGCGGCGGTGCGGAGATCCTTTGCGATCGTATCCGTAATCTGCTCTGCCCGAATAAGGCGACGGCTGACGAGTGGCTCGAGGTGCATCGTCAGGCGCATAAGATGGGTATCAAGACGAATACGAGTATGCTCTACGGTCATATCGAAACGGTCGAAGAACGTGTAGACCATATGCTCCGCTTGCGTGAGCTTCAGGACGAAACGGGCGGGTTCCGCAACTTTATTCCGTTCCCGTTCCAGCCGAATAATACGGCGCTTGAGGATACGATCACGCGCACGACGGTGTGGGATGATCTTCGCACGATCGCGATTTCGCGACTCATGCTTGATAACTTCAAGTATATCAAGGCATACTGGGTCATGCTGACGCTTCCTGTGGCACAGCTTGCGCTCGGTTTCGGTGCGAACGATCTCGACGGTACGGTCAGCGAGGAGCGTATCATGCACGCGGCTGATGTGAAGTCGAGTAAATCTCTCAGTTCCGATAATCTCGTTGAAGCGATCCGTCAGGCAGGTCGTGTGCCTGTTGAGCGTGATTCGGAATATAACGTAGTCCAGCGATATTAAGAAAAAAGCCTTCTCTTTGTGAGGAGGCTTTTTTGTATGCGCGGGCAAGGGAAAGACGACGAATATCGTCGTGGAATAAGGTGTATATTGTCAGTCGGCAGGATTTTTTGTATGCAGTGTACAACATAGACAGTATAGGAATGGAGGCTTATTGATATGAGGAAGAATGAGCATATTGCGTTGACAGTACTGGGGGCATCAGCCACCCTTTTGGCGGCGAGCTTGCCGTATGCGCATACGTTCGTCGGCGGGCTGTGTGCTTCAGCATCGCTTGCGGGCGTGATCGGCGGTCTGGCGGACTGGTTCGCGGTGAGTGCGATCTTTACAAAACCGCTCGGCGTGTCGTTTAAGACGAATCTGATCGTGAACAATCGTCATCGCTTGGAGCAGGGTGTCGGCAGAATGGTGAGCGAGGAGCTTCTGACGGCAGAGTCTGTCGAGTCGTTTCTCGAGAAATACGATCTCGGCGCGATGGTGGTGACGCTCTACGATAAGATGAACGGCGAAAAGTATCTGCGCGAACAGCTGATACATGCTTCGCGTAAGCTTCTTGCGATGGTCGATGAGGAGGCTGTGCTTCTTCTTGTACGGTCGGCGGTGCAAGGCGGTGCAGGCAAGGTCGATTGGCGGGCGGTGCTTGCGGAATCTTCGGCGGAGCTTGCAAAGGACGGTCATCTCGATGAGGCGGGACGCGTCCTTCTTGCGGAGGCGAGACGTATCGCCGAGTCACAGGAGCTCTACGGTATTCTCCGCACAGTCGCGTCCGATGCGCTTCATGCGTATGAGAGCGGCGGTACGGGCAGACAATTCCTCCACAGCATGATGGACTTGTCGCCCGAGCGGTGCGCCGACTTGGTGCGGGCAAAGCTGGTCGAACGCATCGCCGAGGAAGAGGCGATGGGCAGAGGCGCGAAGCATTTTGCGTATATTTTGTCGTGGGGCATAGGTTCGCTCCCTGCGGACAAGCTCCCCGATATGATGGCAGACGCGGCCGCGGATAAGGTGCGTGCATGGCTCGATGAGACGAGACGCGCGCTCGATGAGTCGCCCGAGTCGGTCGCGTGGCTGGCGAAGCTTGCGAAGCGTATCGGCAGAGAGGTGGACAGCCTGCTTCTCGACGATGAACGCAATGCGTGGTTCAATCAAAAAATGCGCGAGCTCGTCTGTCAAGGACTTGCCGAGCATAAAGATAAACTGGCGACGCTTGCCGAAAACGGTGTGAAGAATATGCCCGATGAGATGCTGACAGGTATGCTCAAAGAAAAAGTCGGCCACGACCTTCAGATGATCCGCGTGAACGGCTCGCTCGTCGGTGCGCTTGCAGGCGCGATGCTGTATCTCCTTCGCTATGCGTGGAAGGCGGTGGTATTATGACGATGAGAAAGACTGCCGATACCGTGCTCATCACGCTGGCAGTGCTGTTCGTGCTGTCGCTTGTTTTGATGCGTATCGTCGGTGATCCTGTCTGGCTTCTTGCGGTGCAGGCGATGCTCGAAGGTGCGCTCGTCGGCAGTATCGCAGACTGGTTCGCAGTGCGTGCGCTCTTTGGTGCGCCGCTCGGTATCACGTTCCATACGCGTCTTGTTCCGCGTAATCGTGACCGCTTGATACGCGCGATCGCAGACGGGGTACAGAACCGCATCTTGACACGTACGGTCATTCGCTCGCATCTGACGAAACGGGTGCTGACGACGATGCTCATTGAGAAAGCCGAAGCGTACGGCATCGAGCGCGGTCTGGCGAAGGTGTGGGATAGTCAGGTGCGTCCGAACGTGAGCGGTGAAAAGACTGCCGAAACGCTCTTGGCGAAGCTTGATAAGGCAGAGATGCCGTCCGTGCTCGGTGCAGAAACGGCGCAGACTGTCAGCGAAGCTGTACTCACTTGGGCGGCAGACAAAGCGGAAACAGAATCGTTTCGACAGACGGTCGAGGAGTACCTAGAGCAGTTCGTTGCGGAAAAAACGGCGTCGGCAGGCGCGCTCGGTGCGCTGTTCGGTTTCTTTGCCAAAGCGAGCGGTACAGTCGATACGCACGAGGCGTCGGTGACGCTGTCGCGTGCCGTTGCCGACTATCTGCATGGCGCATCCGAGGACGGTCACATGACGAAGCTGTGGCTGACGGCAGAAGTCCGCACGATATTGGCGCGTATCGACGAGAAGGCTGTCATGGGTGCCTATCTTGCTGACGATACAGTGCGTGCGGAGCTTGGTCGCATCGTCTGTACGGCGGTGAACAGCGGCGAGCCACAGATGAAAGCGTTGTTCGTGGCAGAAGGCGTTCGGCTCTGGCATATGCTGACGCAAGACGAAGCATTTGTTACCGAGCTCGAGGCGAAGCTTAGGCTCATGCTCTATCGCTTCATCGAGATGCGGCGTGATCTCATCGGTGCGGCGATATCGCGTACGCTCTCTGCCTACAGTGAAGACGAGATGCGCGCATCCATCGAGGAGAAGGTCGGCGACGATCTTGAATGGATCCGATTGAACGGCGCGGTGCTCGGCGGCGTGCTCGGTCTGGCATTGTTCGGTGTACTCTATGCGGGCGGCATCGTGCTCGGATAACGATGAAAAACGAGCCGCCGTTCGACAAAAAATCAGCTTGATGAGCGGTATGATGATACAGATATTCGCATGATAACGATGCCGAATGGGAATCATAAACGACCTCTAAACTACATAAAATGGAAAATCGAGCAACGTTCGATGAAAAATACAATTCTATGGAAGAAAAAATCTTCAAAAAAACAGAAAAAAGAAAGGAATGAAGCGGAAAAAGCAACAAAACAGGCAGTAAATATGTTACAATAAATATAACGGAAAAATACACCGTCGGACTGCCAGCGGGCGGTTCGATGCAGCAGGAAGATTTCTGCTTCTGATGGTTTGGACATGATGACAATGATTGGAGGAAATGCGATGCGTGGAACGGAATGTTTGGCTATGATTTTAGCAGGTGGTCAGGGGAGCCGTCTTACTCTCTTGACGCAAAATATTGCAAAACCGGCAGTATATTTTGGGGGGAAATATCGTATCATCGACTTCCCTTTGAGTAACTGTCACAATTCGGGTATCGATACGGTTGGGGTGCTGACGCAGTATAAACCGTTGGCATTACATAGCTATATCGGTACAGGCGAAGCTTGGGATCTCGACCGCAAAGGCGGCGGGGTATTCATTCTTCCGCCGTATGCACGTGAAAAAGATGCCGAATGGTACAAAGGTACGGCAGATGCTATCTACCAGAATATCAACTTCATCGACGAAATGGACCCCGAATATGTCGTGATCCTCTCGGGTGACCATATCTATAAAATGGACTATTCCAAAATGCTTGATTTCCATAAAGAAAAAGAAGCAGCGGCAACTATTTCGGTTATCGAAGTGCCGTGGGAAGAAGCTTCCCGCTTCGGTATCATGGCTGCTGACGAAACGGGCCGCGTGACCGAGTTTGTAGAAAAACCGCCGGTGCCGCCGAGCAACTTGGCATCGATGGGTATCTATATCTTTACATGGAGCTTCCTCAGAGAATATCTCGTAGCAGATGCGGCAGATGCTGATTCGGAACATGACTTCGGTAAGAACGTTATTCCGAATATGCTGAATGATGGACGCAGAATGTTTGCGTATCCGTTTGCCGGCTACTGGAAAGACGTCGGTACGGTCGACAGCTTGTGGGAAGCACATATGGATCTTTTGAGCGACGATACGGAGCTTGATCTTTACGATCCTGCATGGCGTATTTATTCTGTTAATCCTGCGAAACCGCCGCACTATATCGCAGACGATGCTGTCGTAACGACGTCGATGGTATCGGAAGGTGCGGTCGTACACGGTACGGTTGAAAAATCGGTACTGTTTGAAGGCGTTTCTATCGGCAAAGGTGCTGTCGTAAAAGAATCTGTCTTGATGCCGGGCGTTGTCATCGCCGACAATGCGCGTGTTGAAAAAGCAGTTATCGCACGCGGTGCGAAAGTAGAAGCAGGTGCCGAAGTGGCAGATGCTGACGGTAAGGTCGTTCTTATCGGTGAAAATGTTGTAGTAGCAGCGCAGCCGCGCGGTTAAAAGGAGGAACAAAGATGAATTCTGTAATGGGTTTGATCAACTTATATGAAGATGAGAGCTTAATTCCGAAATTGACGGAGAACCGTCCTCTTGCAGCCGTGTCGTTTGCCGGCCGCTATCGTCTGATCGACTTCGCACTTTCCAATCTGGTCAATGCGGGTGCGCAGAACGTAGGTATCTTGTTCCGCGACAAAGCGCGCGCACTTATGGATCACCTCCGTTCCGGTAAAGAATGGGATCTTGCACGCAAACGTGACGGTCTGTTCGTTTTACCGCAGACGAAAGGTGAAAGTGACTGGATGGACGATGCTCCGGCACTCGCTTGTCATATCGACTATCTCAAAAAATCCCGCCAGGAATACGTTATCATGAGCGGTACGAGCATGGTGTTTACGATGGACTATACTCCGTTCATCGAAGCGCACAAAGCATCGGGCGCGGACGTTACGATGCTCTATCGTCAGGAAGATGATGATTTCGACTTTACGCGTGCGACGGTCATGGCTGTCAAAGACAACGGCGAAGTGACCGACCTGGCTGTTAATCCTGCACACCGTTTCAGCAACAGCGTGGCATTGGGCGTATACATCATGCGTCGTGAGTTCCTCATCGATCTCGTTCGCGACGTACTTGCACACGGCGGCAGAAATATCTTGAAAGACGGTCTTGTACGTTACTTGAATGAGTACAAAGTATACGGCTATCGTTATGACGGATATGTAGCAAGAATCGATACGACGCTGAAATATTATCAGCACAATATGGATATGGTAAAAGAAGAAAACTGGTCTGCGCTCTTCGGTCAAGCTCAAAAAGTCTTGACGAAGATCAAAGACGAAGCACCTGTCAAATATAAAGAACAGGCAAAGGTTCGCCGTTCGATCGTGGCTAATGGCTGCATCATCAACGGTGAGGTCGAAAATTCGGTATTGTTCCGCGGCGTCAAAGTAGAAGCAGGAGCGGTCGTTCGCAACTGCGTATTGATGCAGCGTTGTGTAGTGAAAGCAGGCGCAGTTCTGGAGAATGTCATCTGCGATAAGTATGGCACGATCACAGAAGGACGCTACCTGAAAGGAGAGACAAACTATCCTTTGCTAGTTGAGAAAGGAGTTGTCATCTAATGAACATTCTTCATATCGCAACAGAGGCTGTCCCGTTTGCTAAAACGGGCGGCCTGAGCGATGTGGTGGGGGCACTCCCGAAAGCGTTGGCGGCGAGCGGCTCGGACGATGTCCGAGTCGCCCTGCCGTTGTATGCTTCTGTGCCCAAATTATATCGAAGAAAAATGCAGTCTGTCGGCGAGGTGGTCGTACCACTCGCATGGCGTAAGCAACCATGCCGAATCTACTCGCTGAAACATGGCGGCGTTCTTTTTTATTTCTTCGAAAATGAGTTTTATTTCGAACGTGACAATGTCTACGGTTATCACGACGACCATGAACGATTCGCGTTCTTTGCAAAGGCTGTCCTTATGGCGCTGCCGAAACTCGGTTTTCGCGCAGAGGTGCTCCATATGCACGATTGGCATACGGCGCTCGTCAGCCTTTTCCTCAAAACGCAATTTTATCAAGACCCGTACTACGATAAGATCAAGACGGTACTGACGATCCATACGATGGCGTTTCAGGGTCAGTTCGCTTCTAAAGTGCTCGGCGATGTGCTCGGTCTTGATGAGAGATATCTGTCGGCAGGAGAGCTCGGTAAGGATGGCGGTATCAGCTACCTTCAAGGCGGTATCCGTTATGCCGATGCGATAACGACAGTCAGCCCTGCGTATGCTGATGAGCTTCGCGCGGCAGGCTCCGACTACCCGACAGATGCGTATGACAAACTTGTCGGTATCATCAACGGTATCGACACGAAGGAATTCGATCCGTCGAAAGACAAAGAGATCCCCGAGAATTACGATGCGAAAACGATCAAGAATCGCGCGCGCAACAAACGCAAGCTGAAAGAGGAGCTTGAGCTTGAAAAAGGCGATCAGCCGCTCATCAGCGTTATCATGCGCTTGTCGAAAGAAAAAGGTATCGAAGTGCTCTTAGCCACACTTGAACGTATCCTTGCACAAGGCGCGCAGGTCGCGGTCCTCGGTCTCGGTGACTTCTGCTACCAAGAGGAGCTTAAAGCACTCGAAGCACGTTTCCATGGTCAGCTTGCCGTATGTCTTCGTTTCGACGAACGATTGGCAAAACGCATCTACGCAGGAACGGATATGCTGCTTTTGCCGTCCCTTACGGAATCGTGCGGTCTCGGTGCGATGATCGGCCAGCGTTACGGTGCGGTCGTGCTCGCGTCGGCTGTCGGCGGTTACAAAAATAGCGTAACTCCGCAAGGCGAGAAGAATGCCAACGGATTTTTATTTGAAGCAAACAATGAAGAGAAGATGCTGTTAGTGATCAGAGAAGCCTTAGAGATGTATCCGAACAAGCGTCAATGGAATAAACTGATACGGACAGCGATGGCCGAAGACCATAGCTGGCAGAAATCAGCGCAGGAATATAGCGCGTTGTACAGAACTCTTCTGTAAGCGCAAGGTCATCCCCCTGCCTTTATGAGGAAACATTAGGAGGAACAATAAGGTGTTCAAAAACAAAGAAACATTTAAAACAGCATTTATCAATAAATTACAGACGATGTGCGCAGGCAATATCGAAACGACGGGCAAGTATGAAAAATACCAGGCTCTCGTCGGCGTGATCCGCGACCACATCAGCGGTAACTGGCTCAAAACGAATATCACATATAAAAGAGAAGACAGAAAACAGGTCTACTACTTTTCGATCGAATTTTTGATGGGACGCTTGATGTCGTCGAATCTCCTTAATCTCGGTATTCGCGAAGTATGCGAAGAAGGTCTTGCCGATCTCGGTATCGATCTCAAAGAACTTTTAAGCGAAGACCCCGAAGCAGGTCTTGGCAACGGCGGTCTTGGTCGTCTTGCGGCTTGCTTCCTTGATTCGCTCGCATCGCTCGGTATCCCGGGTCACGGTAACGGTCTTCGCTACCGCGTAGGTCTTTTCGAACAGAAGATCTTCCAGAACCAGCAGGTCGAGCTTCCCGATGCATGGCTCAAAGACGGCTATATGTGGGAATATCGTCGTGCCGACAAAGCTGTCGAAGTACGTTTCGGCGGTGATGTCGTAACGGAACGTCGGGCAGATGGTTCGGTGAGATTCGTCCATGAAAATTATCATAATGTTCGTGCGGTACCGTACGATGTGCCAATCATCGGCTACGATCGCGAAACGGTCAACACGCTCCGTCTGTGGAGTGCGGAACCGATGATGAGAGATTTTATGATGAGCTCTTACTCGGGCGAAGAATATCGCAAAGCGGCAGAATACAAACGTCGTGTAGAGCAGATCTCGCAGCAGCTCTATCCCGATGACAGCTCGTTCGACGGTCGTCAGCTCCGCTTGTACCAAGAGTACTTCTTCACGTCGGCCGGTATCAAGAGCATCATCCGCTCGTACAAAAAACGTGGCGGCGACATGACGAAGCTCCACGAGAAGATCGCGATCCATATCAACGACACGCATCCGGCAGTCGCAGTACCGGAACTGATGCGTATCCTCATCGATGAAGAAAACATGACGTGGGATCAGGCATTCTATATCACGATCCGCACGATCGCATATACGAACCACACGATCCTTCCGGAAGCGCTTGAACGCTGGCCGATCCCGATGTTCCAGGAGCTTCTCCCGCGTATCTATATGATTATCGACGAGATGAATAATCGTCTCAAAAACGATATCACCCTCCGCTACGGCAGTGAAGATCGCTGCAAAGACCTCTGCATCTTGTGGGACGGTCAGGTGCACATGGCGCGTCTTGCCGTTGTCGGCAGTCACAGCGTCAACGGTGTAGCACGTATCCACAGCGATATCGTCAAAAACAACCTCATGTATGAGTTCTATCGCTTGTATCCGAGCCGTTTCAACAACAAAACGAACGGTATCACGCACCGTCGCTGGCTCCTCAAGTCGAACCCCGAGCTTACGGCTCTCATCGATTCGAAACTCGGTACGGACTGGAAAAAACAGCCGTCCTTGATGGAAGGCCTTCTCGACTATGTCGATGATGCAGACGTGCAAGAACAGTTCGCACAGATCAAACGCAAGAAAAAAGAAGAGCTTGCGGCATATATCGAACAGCACAACGGTGTCAAAGTATCGGTCGATTCCATCTTTGATATTCAGATCAAACGTATCCATTCGTACAAACGTCAGATCATGAACGCACTTCGCGTGATGGATCTTTACAACCGTTTGCGCGAAAACCCCGACATGGAAATGGTACCGCGTACCGTTATCTTCGCAGGGAAAGCGGCTCCTGGCTACCATATCGCGAAACAGACGATCAAGCTCATCAACTGTATCGCCGAAAAAGTAAATGCCGATACGACGATCAATGATAAGCTCAAAGTCGTATTCCTCGAAAACTACAACGTATCGCTCGGCGAAATGCTCTTCCCGGCTGCTGATGTCAGCGAACAGATCTCGACGGCAAGTAAAGAAGCATCGGGTACGGGCAACATGAAGTTCATGATGAACGGTGCCGTTACGCTCGGTACGATGGACGGTGCGAACGTAGAGATCTGCGAAGAAGTAGGCTTCGACAACATCGTTATCTTCGGTCTTAGAGCAGAAGAAGTCATGCGCTACTACGAACAGGGCGGTTACAGTGCGTGGGACGAATACCACCGCAACCCGCGCCTTAGAACGGTGCTTGAACAGCTCGTCAACGGCTTCTTCGAACGGGAAGGCGAATCGTTCCGTCCGCTCTATGACTACCTCCTCTTTAACAACGACGAATTCTTCGTACTCAAAGACTTCGCCGCATACTGCGAAGCACAGGAAGAAGTCGACCGTCGTTATCGCGATGAAAAAGGCTGGCGACGCAGTGCGCTCTTCAACATCGCAAAATCGGGCGTATTCTCGAGTGACAGAACGATCAGCGAATATGCCGAAGATATCTGGGATGTAACTCCCTGCACAGTGAAATAACAACGCTTGCCGAGCCGACTCGGCTCGGCAAGACCAAAATACGACAGACAATGGCAAAGGAAGGTGCACAGCTATGTTAAAAGTATTGTATGTTACCTCGGAAGCTGTACCGTTTGCGAAAACGGGCGGATTGGCAGACGTTGCGGGCTCGCTCCCGAAAGAACTTCGTGCCAAAGGTGTCGATGCACGTGTCATTATGCCGAAATACGGTAAGATCAAAGAAGAACATACGAGCCGTATGGAACTTATCTATGAAGGAACGACACACCTCGGCTGGCGCAGACCGTACGTCGGTGTCCACACGTGTGAGCAGGACGGCGTACCGTTCTACTTCATCGACAACGAACAGTATTTCAAACGTGATGCTTTCTACGGCTATGACGACGATGCAGAACGTTTCGGCTTCTTCTGCCGTGCGATCCTCGACATTCTGCCGCAGATCGACTTTATCCCTGATGTCATTCAGCTCAACGACTGGCACACAGGCCCTATCAGCGTACTGTATCGCTCGGACTATGCGTGGCAGGACTTGTACCGTGGTATCAAAACGGTATTTACCATTCACAACCTCAAATACCAAGGCGTATTCGCTCGCGATGCGTTCACCGATATCCTTGAGCTTGACTGGAAATGGTATGACGGCATGAGCTTCTTCGATAGTGTCAACTATATGAAAGCAGGCCTCGTGTTCTCCGACTATATCACGACAGTCAGCCGTACATACGCGCATGAGATTCAGAACGCATACTACGGCGAACAGCTCGACGGTATCCTCCGCATGAGAAGCGACCGTCTTGTCGGTATCGTCAACGGCATCGATTACACCGTCTATAACCCTGCGACTGATAAACGTGTATTCAAAAACTACACCGCAGACACCCTCGCAGGAAAACGCGAAAACAAACAGAAACTCCAGGAACTCTGTGGTCTTCCGCAGAAAAACGTGCCGATCCTCGCGATGGTAACGCGCCTTGTCGAAGCCAAAGGTCTCGACCTCGTACAGCATATCATCGATGAACTGTTGTCGATGGAAGATATCCAGCTCGTCATCGTCGGTACGGGCGACAAAAAATACGAAGACTTCTTCCGTGCGCTCGCATGGAAATATCCGCAGAAAGTATCTGCCAATATCCTCTTCGACGAAACGCTCGCACACC
Protein-coding regions in this window:
- a CDS encoding helix-turn-helix transcriptional regulator, giving the protein TQVQLAEKIGISSNYLSRIERGKREKYSLRVLVMAADALDVPLGALCD
- the mqnE gene encoding aminofutalosine synthase MqnE, whose product is MSTVLDQIEYKVRNGIRLTREDGIALFKSNDLARIGALADEVRKKMTGDDVYFNVNRHVNLTNICTSLCKFCAFGCEKDSKKSYAMTKEDAIALAERSVKDPALREFHIVSAMHPDWPYEYYVDILRTFRDKFPQIHRKAFTGVEIQHFVKISGKSVREVLADLKEAGLQSMPGGGAEILCDRIRNLLCPNKATADEWLEVHRQAHKMGIKTNTSMLYGHIETVEERVDHMLRLRELQDETGGFRNFIPFPFQPNNTALEDTITRTTVWDDLRTIAISRLMLDNFKYIKAYWVMLTLPVAQLALGFGANDLDGTVSEERIMHAADVKSSKSLSSDNLVEAIRQAGRVPVERDSEYNVVQRY
- a CDS encoding DUF445 domain-containing protein; this encodes MRKNEHIALTVLGASATLLAASLPYAHTFVGGLCASASLAGVIGGLADWFAVSAIFTKPLGVSFKTNLIVNNRHRLEQGVGRMVSEELLTAESVESFLEKYDLGAMVVTLYDKMNGEKYLREQLIHASRKLLAMVDEEAVLLLVRSAVQGGAGKVDWRAVLAESSAELAKDGHLDEAGRVLLAEARRIAESQELYGILRTVASDALHAYESGGTGRQFLHSMMDLSPERCADLVRAKLVERIAEEEAMGRGAKHFAYILSWGIGSLPADKLPDMMADAAADKVRAWLDETRRALDESPESVAWLAKLAKRIGREVDSLLLDDERNAWFNQKMRELVCQGLAEHKDKLATLAENGVKNMPDEMLTGMLKEKVGHDLQMIRVNGSLVGALAGAMLYLLRYAWKAVVL
- a CDS encoding DUF445 family protein, which encodes MTMRKTADTVLITLAVLFVLSLVLMRIVGDPVWLLAVQAMLEGALVGSIADWFAVRALFGAPLGITFHTRLVPRNRDRLIRAIADGVQNRILTRTVIRSHLTKRVLTTMLIEKAEAYGIERGLAKVWDSQVRPNVSGEKTAETLLAKLDKAEMPSVLGAETAQTVSEAVLTWAADKAETESFRQTVEEYLEQFVAEKTASAGALGALFGFFAKASGTVDTHEASVTLSRAVADYLHGASEDGHMTKLWLTAEVRTILARIDEKAVMGAYLADDTVRAELGRIVCTAVNSGEPQMKALFVAEGVRLWHMLTQDEAFVTELEAKLRLMLYRFIEMRRDLIGAAISRTLSAYSEDEMRASIEEKVGDDLEWIRLNGAVLGGVLGLALFGVLYAGGIVLG
- a CDS encoding glucose-1-phosphate adenylyltransferase encodes the protein MRGTECLAMILAGGQGSRLTLLTQNIAKPAVYFGGKYRIIDFPLSNCHNSGIDTVGVLTQYKPLALHSYIGTGEAWDLDRKGGGVFILPPYAREKDAEWYKGTADAIYQNINFIDEMDPEYVVILSGDHIYKMDYSKMLDFHKEKEAAATISVIEVPWEEASRFGIMAADETGRVTEFVEKPPVPPSNLASMGIYIFTWSFLREYLVADAADADSEHDFGKNVIPNMLNDGRRMFAYPFAGYWKDVGTVDSLWEAHMDLLSDDTELDLYDPAWRIYSVNPAKPPHYIADDAVVTTSMVSEGAVVHGTVEKSVLFEGVSIGKGAVVKESVLMPGVVIADNARVEKAVIARGAKVEAGAEVADADGKVVLIGENVVVAAQPRG
- the glgD gene encoding glucose-1-phosphate adenylyltransferase subunit GlgD gives rise to the protein MNSVMGLINLYEDESLIPKLTENRPLAAVSFAGRYRLIDFALSNLVNAGAQNVGILFRDKARALMDHLRSGKEWDLARKRDGLFVLPQTKGESDWMDDAPALACHIDYLKKSRQEYVIMSGTSMVFTMDYTPFIEAHKASGADVTMLYRQEDDDFDFTRATVMAVKDNGEVTDLAVNPAHRFSNSVALGVYIMRREFLIDLVRDVLAHGGRNILKDGLVRYLNEYKVYGYRYDGYVARIDTTLKYYQHNMDMVKEENWSALFGQAQKVLTKIKDEAPVKYKEQAKVRRSIVANGCIINGEVENSVLFRGVKVEAGAVVRNCVLMQRCVVKAGAVLENVICDKYGTITEGRYLKGETNYPLLVEKGVVI
- a CDS encoding glycogen synthase, with amino-acid sequence MNILHIATEAVPFAKTGGLSDVVGALPKALAASGSDDVRVALPLYASVPKLYRRKMQSVGEVVVPLAWRKQPCRIYSLKHGGVLFYFFENEFYFERDNVYGYHDDHERFAFFAKAVLMALPKLGFRAEVLHMHDWHTALVSLFLKTQFYQDPYYDKIKTVLTIHTMAFQGQFASKVLGDVLGLDERYLSAGELGKDGGISYLQGGIRYADAITTVSPAYADELRAAGSDYPTDAYDKLVGIINGIDTKEFDPSKDKEIPENYDAKTIKNRARNKRKLKEELELEKGDQPLISVIMRLSKEKGIEVLLATLERILAQGAQVAVLGLGDFCYQEELKALEARFHGQLAVCLRFDERLAKRIYAGTDMLLLPSLTESCGLGAMIGQRYGAVVLASAVGGYKNSVTPQGEKNANGFLFEANNEEKMLLVIREALEMYPNKRQWNKLIRTAMAEDHSWQKSAQEYSALYRTLL
- a CDS encoding glycogen/starch/alpha-glucan phosphorylase — protein: MFKNKETFKTAFINKLQTMCAGNIETTGKYEKYQALVGVIRDHISGNWLKTNITYKREDRKQVYYFSIEFLMGRLMSSNLLNLGIREVCEEGLADLGIDLKELLSEDPEAGLGNGGLGRLAACFLDSLASLGIPGHGNGLRYRVGLFEQKIFQNQQVELPDAWLKDGYMWEYRRADKAVEVRFGGDVVTERRADGSVRFVHENYHNVRAVPYDVPIIGYDRETVNTLRLWSAEPMMRDFMMSSYSGEEYRKAAEYKRRVEQISQQLYPDDSSFDGRQLRLYQEYFFTSAGIKSIIRSYKKRGGDMTKLHEKIAIHINDTHPAVAVPELMRILIDEENMTWDQAFYITIRTIAYTNHTILPEALERWPIPMFQELLPRIYMIIDEMNNRLKNDITLRYGSEDRCKDLCILWDGQVHMARLAVVGSHSVNGVARIHSDIVKNNLMYEFYRLYPSRFNNKTNGITHRRWLLKSNPELTALIDSKLGTDWKKQPSLMEGLLDYVDDADVQEQFAQIKRKKKEELAAYIEQHNGVKVSVDSIFDIQIKRIHSYKRQIMNALRVMDLYNRLRENPDMEMVPRTVIFAGKAAPGYHIAKQTIKLINCIAEKVNADTTINDKLKVVFLENYNVSLGEMLFPAADVSEQISTASKEASGTGNMKFMMNGAVTLGTMDGANVEICEEVGFDNIVIFGLRAEEVMRYYEQGGYSAWDEYHRNPRLRTVLEQLVNGFFEREGESFRPLYDYLLFNNDEFFVLKDFAAYCEAQEEVDRRYRDEKGWRRSALFNIAKSGVFSSDRTISEYAEDIWDVTPCTVK
- the glgA gene encoding glycogen synthase GlgA, with the protein product MLKVLYVTSEAVPFAKTGGLADVAGSLPKELRAKGVDARVIMPKYGKIKEEHTSRMELIYEGTTHLGWRRPYVGVHTCEQDGVPFYFIDNEQYFKRDAFYGYDDDAERFGFFCRAILDILPQIDFIPDVIQLNDWHTGPISVLYRSDYAWQDLYRGIKTVFTIHNLKYQGVFARDAFTDILELDWKWYDGMSFFDSVNYMKAGLVFSDYITTVSRTYAHEIQNAYYGEQLDGILRMRSDRLVGIVNGIDYTVYNPATDKRVFKNYTADTLAGKRENKQKLQELCGLPQKNVPILAMVTRLVEAKGLDLVQHIIDELLSMEDIQLVIVGTGDKKYEDFFRALAWKYPQKVSANILFDETLAHRVYAGADLFLMPSQYEPCGIGQLIALRYGTLPVVRKTGGLNDTITAYNKYTGEGNGFEFGNFNAHDLLYTIKWALSLYGDESVWQKLVKNAMACDYSWNYSAEEYIDLYTMMTK